A region of Maribacter algicola DNA encodes the following proteins:
- a CDS encoding carboxylesterase/lipase family protein — MKKGTLNFFVMLFMGSLAVLGQEVTTGKDVAVTNTESGKVRGYIQNGIFTYKGIPYAKAERFEASVKPDAWEGVRSSTMYGPVAPLMTSTTSVQDESEFVFDHDWGYTNEDCLSLNVWTPSISDNKKRPVMFWIHGGGFTAGSSHELPSYDGENLSKKGDVVVVSINHRLNVLGFLDLSAYGEKYKHSANNSILDMVMALEWVKANIENFGGDPNNVTVFGQSGGGAKVNTLMAMPKAKGLFHKAINQSGAMRSGILEKEDTQAIAAETISILGLDASNIDSIQKIPFEVLADASAKALQNVAQKMKDAGKPVIGFGLNWGPSRDGEDLPFQVNSNEAFEMSRNIPLLIGTVKNEFAPFANMRFLNASEAEIMKHIKDTYKDKADDYIAAVKKAYPNDKDPKDLLDVDTMFRPGAVAQANRKSSLEGGAPVYMYLFTWQSPVFDGKYKSLHCMELPFVFNTVDKANHMTGGGAEAHTLADKMSQAWINFATTGNPNTDSLPEWPAYSEENTATMHFDVTCEVKPQWDKELFEITSGN; from the coding sequence ATGAAAAAAGGAACACTTAATTTTTTTGTAATGCTCTTTATGGGGTCACTGGCTGTGCTGGGCCAAGAAGTGACTACGGGAAAGGATGTAGCCGTTACAAATACGGAAAGCGGCAAGGTACGCGGATATATCCAAAATGGAATTTTCACGTATAAGGGAATTCCCTATGCCAAGGCGGAACGTTTTGAGGCATCTGTAAAGCCCGATGCCTGGGAAGGCGTTCGCAGTTCCACCATGTATGGTCCTGTGGCGCCTCTCATGACTTCCACCACCTCGGTTCAGGACGAATCTGAGTTCGTGTTCGATCATGATTGGGGCTATACCAACGAAGATTGCCTGAGTTTGAATGTTTGGACGCCAAGTATTTCGGACAACAAAAAAAGACCCGTTATGTTTTGGATTCATGGCGGGGGTTTTACGGCCGGATCGAGTCATGAGCTTCCTTCCTATGACGGGGAGAACCTAAGTAAAAAAGGGGATGTGGTCGTGGTTTCAATCAATCATAGATTAAACGTATTGGGCTTTTTGGATTTATCGGCCTATGGTGAAAAGTACAAGCACTCCGCCAACAACAGTATTTTGGATATGGTCATGGCCTTGGAATGGGTAAAGGCGAACATTGAGAATTTCGGTGGCGACCCTAACAATGTAACCGTATTCGGTCAGTCTGGGGGAGGGGCCAAGGTGAATACCTTGATGGCCATGCCCAAGGCAAAAGGACTTTTTCATAAGGCCATCAACCAGAGTGGGGCCATGAGGAGCGGTATATTGGAGAAGGAGGATACGCAGGCCATAGCGGCGGAAACCATTTCTATTTTGGGATTGGATGCCTCCAACATCGATAGCATTCAAAAGATACCGTTCGAAGTATTGGCAGATGCCAGTGCCAAGGCCTTACAAAATGTCGCCCAAAAAATGAAGGATGCCGGTAAGCCGGTCATAGGTTTTGGACTGAACTGGGGGCCCAGCAGGGATGGAGAGGACCTTCCTTTTCAAGTTAATTCAAACGAAGCTTTTGAAATGTCCAGGAACATTCCTTTGTTGATTGGGACCGTAAAAAATGAATTTGCACCATTTGCCAACATGCGATTTTTGAACGCTTCCGAAGCCGAAATCATGAAACATATCAAGGATACTTACAAGGATAAGGCCGATGATTATATCGCTGCGGTTAAAAAGGCCTATCCAAATGACAAGGACCCTAAGGATCTATTGGACGTGGATACGATGTTCCGTCCGGGGGCAGTTGCTCAGGCGAATAGAAAATCGAGCTTAGAAGGAGGAGCCCCCGTATATATGTATTTGTTCACATGGCAGTCTCCGGTTTTTGACGGCAAATACAAATCGCTCCACTGTATGGAACTACCCTTTGTTTTTAATACGGTGGACAAAGCAAACCATATGACAGGTGGTGGTGCGGAGGCACATACCTTGGCCGATAAGATGAGCCAGGCGTGGATCAATTTCGCCACGACCGGAAATCCAAATACGGATAGTTTACCGGAATGGCCTGCTTACTCGGAAGAGAATACGGCAACCATGCATTTTGATGTAACCTGTGAGGTAAAACCTCAATGGGATAAAGAATTATTTGAAATAACGAGTGGAAACTAA
- a CDS encoding sugar phosphate isomerase/epimerase family protein yields the protein MNMRKLILNVFVLVAAGLVFSCKGKADKVNETTETPETMVEEETDFGGLALYTVREDMGTNAKTTLKSVADAGYKNIEAASYADGKFYDMSPADFKTYLGEVGLTPLSTHQGSVTLENADQMMADVKAAGFEYFVVPVPPMGMFTFNMEDRTMGMKGTARELADILDTLGEKANAAGLKLLYHNHDFEFKKGDDDTVVIDYLLENCNPEFVNFQMDLYWVTKAGADPVAYFEKYPGRFKLWHVKDMDDQGRFAPVGEGTIDFGRILAKKDLSGMEYYMVEQDMTFDGLKPLEAIKISHEGLKKFGFE from the coding sequence GGCCGATAAGGTAAACGAAACAACCGAAACTCCAGAGACAATGGTCGAGGAAGAAACTGATTTTGGTGGATTGGCCCTTTATACCGTTCGGGAAGATATGGGGACAAATGCCAAAACGACCCTCAAGTCCGTGGCCGATGCAGGCTATAAAAATATCGAGGCAGCTAGCTATGCCGATGGGAAATTTTACGATATGTCCCCTGCAGATTTCAAGACATATCTAGGCGAAGTAGGATTGACCCCTTTAAGTACACATCAAGGCTCCGTAACCTTGGAGAATGCGGATCAGATGATGGCCGATGTTAAGGCTGCGGGGTTCGAGTATTTTGTAGTTCCTGTTCCACCAATGGGTATGTTTACGTTCAATATGGAAGATAGGACCATGGGTATGAAAGGTACCGCTCGGGAATTGGCCGATATTTTGGACACCCTTGGGGAAAAGGCGAATGCGGCCGGTCTTAAACTGTTGTATCATAACCATGACTTTGAGTTCAAAAAGGGCGATGACGATACTGTAGTAATTGACTATTTATTGGAAAACTGTAACCCGGAATTTGTAAACTTCCAAATGGACCTGTATTGGGTGACCAAAGCGGGTGCCGACCCTGTAGCGTATTTTGAGAAATATCCGGGCCGATTCAAACTATGGCACGTAAAGGATATGGACGATCAGGGCAGATTTGCGCCCGTAGGCGAGGGAACCATTGATTTCGGTAGGATTTTAGCCAAAAAAGATCTCTCCGGTATGGAGTATTATATGGTAGAGCAGGATATGACCTTTGATGGTCTTAAACCTTTGGAAGCTATTAAAATCAGCCATGAGGGTTTGAAAAAGTTCGGTTTTGAATAA